A DNA window from Calliphora vicina chromosome 1, idCalVici1.1, whole genome shotgun sequence contains the following coding sequences:
- the LOC135963281 gene encoding larval cuticle protein A2B-like codes for MAFKFVALLAFIAVASAGVVPVAQVYHPAAAPTTVIKSFAPVAYAHPQPVLAKHHDDQYDPHPQYKFAYEVNDEHTGDNHSHQEERDGDIVHGEYSLIDADGFRRVVQYTVDPHSGFNAVGNRIPLDQHVKTVVKQVAAPVHYVAPAPATTFVKQYPVPIAYHQHH; via the exons atggcatTCAAg tttGTTGCTCTCCTTGCTTTCATCGCTGTGGCCAGTGCTGGTGTTGTTCCTGTAGCTCAAGTTTATCATCCTGCTGCTGCACCCACCACTGTGATCAAATCTTTTGCACCTGTAGCTTATGCTCATCCCCAACCCGTTTTGGCCAAACATCATGATGATCAATACGATCCTCATCCCCAATACAAATTCGCCTACGAAGTTAACGATGAACATACTGGTGATAATCACAGCCACCAAGAAGAACGTGATGGTGATATTGTACATGGTGAATACTCCTTAATTGATGCTGATGGTTTCAGACGTGTAGTCCAATATACGGTTGATCCTCACAGTGGTTTTAATGCCGTCGGTAATCGTATTCCTTTGGATCAACACGTTAAGACTGTTGTAAAACAGGTAGCCGCTCCTGTTCATTATGTTGCACCTGCTCCAGCCACCACTTTTGTCAAACAATATCCAGTTCCAATAGCTTATCATCAACATCATTAA
- the LOC135949564 gene encoding larval cuticle protein A2B-like: MAFKFVAVFALLAVANAGLLPAAHVYHSAPAAHVYHAAPTAVVKTVTPVLAKADDEFDPHPQYKYGYNVQDAVSGDSKSQVEERDGDVVRGEYSLIDADGFKRTVQYTADDHNGFNAVVHREPLVKTVAPVAHYAAPAAVVKTIAPVAHYSAPAVVSHVAPVAHYASPAVVKTVAPVAHYAAPAVVKTPAYTTYTVPTHH; the protein is encoded by the exons ATGGCTTTCAAA tttgttgctgtttttgctTTATTAGCCGTGGCCAATGCTGGTCTTCTCCCAGCTGCCCATGTCTACCATTCCGCTCCAGCTGCTCATGTTTATCATGCAGCTCCAACTGCTGTAGTCAAGACTGTTACTCCTGTTTTGGCCAAAGCTGATGATGAATTCGATCCTCATCCCCAATACAAATACGGTTATAATGTTCAAGATGCTGTTTCTGGCGACTCTAAGAGCCAAGTAGAAGAACGTGATGGTGATGTTGTTCGCGGTGAATACTCTTTAATCGATGCTGATGGCTTCAAGCGTACCGTCCAATACACAGCTGATGATCACAACGGTTTCAATGCTGTTGTACACCGTGAACCTCTTGTAAAGACCGTTGCTCCAGTGGCTCATTATGCTGCTCCTGCTGCTGTTGTTAAAACTATAGCTCCAGTAGCTCACTATTCTGCCCCAGCCGTTGTCAGCCATGTAGCTCCTGTAGCTCACTATGCCTCCCCTGCTGTTGTTAAAACCGTAGCACCCGTTGCTCACTATGCTGCTCCAGCAGTTGTTAAAACTCCTGCTTACACCACCTACACTGTGCCTACTCATCACTAA
- the Ccp84Ae gene encoding larval cuticle protein A2B: MACKFVIALALFAVANAAVVVPAGPVLAKTVELEEYDAHPQYQYGYNVQDNLSGDSKGHVEERDGDVVRGEYTLIDADGLKRTVTYTADPINGFNAVVRREPVVVAAPIVKAAPVVAAPAPIVRAAPYVAAPVVRTAPFVAAAPAYTVRHF; encoded by the exons atggcCTGCAAG TTTGTGATTGCCCTCGCTTTATTCGCTGTCGCCAATGCCGCTGTTGTAGTACCAGCTGGTCCCGTTTTGGCCAAGACCGTCGAACTTGAAGAATACGATGCTCATCCTCAATACCAATACGGTTACAATGTACAAGACAACCTCTCTGGTGACTCCAAGGGTCATGTGGAGGAACGCGATGGCGATGTTGTTCGCGGTGAATACACCTTGATCGATGCTGATGGCCTTAAACGTACTGTCACCTACACTGCCGATCCCATCAACGGTTTCAACGCTGTTGTCCGCCGTGAACCCGTCGTAGTCGCTGCTCCCATTGTTAAAGCCGCCCCCGTCGTTGCTGCTCCCGCCCCAATCGTAAGAGCCGCTCCATATGTCGCTGCTCCCGTTGTCAGAACTGCTCCCTTCGTTGCCGCTGCTCCTGCGTACACCGTCAGACACTTTTAA